Sequence from the Solea senegalensis isolate Sse05_10M linkage group LG1, IFAPA_SoseM_1, whole genome shotgun sequence genome:
TATCACATTGTAACAGTGTGAACATCTCAGAAACACATAGGAAATGAACTGAACAGTGTCATCTCACTCCATCACACTCATCTTCACACAGTCAGAGCACATTTAAACTGAGTGCGACCTCCCAAGCAGCGTTGTACTACTTTGTAATGCTAAACAGTTGCAAGTCAGACTGTGCTGAGTGCAGAAAAGATCTAAGTATCAGATTCTCCCTTCTTCATTTGATGAGGCCCCTGGATGAGTGAGCTGCaaacagctcagtgtgtgtgtgtgtgtgtttgagtttgcagaAATTACAGCAAGAGGGCAAAAGGTGTATTTgaaggagctgctgtgtggaggagaagtttgtgtgtatttaaaagtgTCGATGAActttctgtgtctcactctAGGACAGTTTTTACTCACCTCTGCTTAATGAAATCCAAACAAATGTGGAAGTATTACTTTACAGACGAGCAAACAGGTAACGGGTTTCATTCCGGGGAAAAAGTTTTCACAAAGAAATGACATACTACTCGATGAGTTTGGTGACTCGTGTTTGGAGAGCGAAGAAACTATACGCCTCGTTTGCAGTAAACGAATCATCACGAGCATCTAATCGAATACAGAATATGAAAATCTGTTTAACTCaatttgggttttattttttgtgtggcACTAAATCCCGACACGGATTAATAACGTAGAGAGAAATCCACTTGAGtggcagtggagagagaaaagtctTCCAacagaaataaagcagcagaagcacGTGATGTTATTCATGCTCATAATTGACCACGAGGATGAGCAATAgcatgaaagaatgaatgaatgagtgaatgtgtgacaaCACAAACTGCTAATGCGACACAGGAAACCTGCAGAACTGCACAACCGTCTACAACCTTTTTGTGACATTGGAAAGTTTGCACAATTATTGGTGACTGCAGACTCACCACAGATCAGGacgtcttctttttctttttctgcaagTTGTAATTGTGGACAATTGGGACTGAAAATGGTGTAGTGTGAACATGGCACACTTGCCAAGGCCAAGCAGGgttaagaaagagagaaaagattGGACAGGCtgccaacaaacaaacaaacaactattcacaaAAGCTAAATCTGGATTAATGTCTcatgctgtctctctctctctctctctctgtatgacCTGGACCATTCGTCTTTTGAGCCAAATGGTCCTTGAACACATCTCAGTCAAGTGGAAGGATGATTTCCTCAAGTGTCATCATGTCGACCACTGCAGTCTGAATGTTGCTCTCAGACGTGACTGTTGGCGGTTTGACCACAGATGATCTCCTTCAGCTAAAGGTGAAGGATGTGTCAACCGAGCCGGAGCTCTTGTTTGTGAGGACAATAGATGCACACTTGAGACGATGGGTGAAAAGTACACGACTTTCATGAAATCCTTCATGACATCCAGGGATACAAACAGAAGCCTTGTGCATTGTTTTCCTCATAATAACGGCTGCAACCAGACCAGATCTTTAGCTTGATGGAAGACGGTTTACCCCACGGTGAGAAATGAAGTAATACATTGTTTTTGCATGAAATTAAAAACTGGGGGGGAACAAAGCTTGATAAGTGGTATCCTGTAGCAACGAATGAAGAACTATGAGCCGCACATTTTATACCCACAGGCGGTTTAATGTGCTCTGAATAATGCAGAAACAGCATTAGATGAGCAAAAGTACAGCAGGAGACCTTTAAAGCACAAATTAAAAGGatggaaaccaaaacaaagtcGAAATGAGATATCATGTGAAATGAGTCTGATGACTGAAAAGCTGCCACAGGCACTGAAGTGTTTTAAAGAGAACATCAATGTGTGTTTCACTCATGTCGGTGGAATTGTGATGGCATTCATTTGGAAATGGGCTTTCTTCACCACTGACAAcatacaacatttaaatgtgatgaatcATTTCAGGTTCACAGCTGAATGACCCTTATTGGCCAATGGTCAGTGAGTGAGACGAGCTTTGATCAAAACTGCACATCCTGCAGTCCAAAGGCTACAATAATAGTCTGATTAAGGATATTTGACATCAAAGTTCGTCCTGTGCAGATCTCATTCTACAGCTGCCGTAAATGACAATATCTATAATCTTTATTTAGCTGTCATTCCCTCCAAGCACAAAGGTACATTTaagacatttcaaagacatctaCAGAAATAATCCTCAGGCAAAAGTCTTGGTGCCAGTATATGTGGATGACACTCAAATGTACGTATAGCTCCCTtcattaaatgatttttttgtaaaatacggaggatgaagcagtagatAATGACAACTGTCTCAAAAGTTGTTTTAAGATGGTGTTTTCATAGTTTCCCGCCTGTTTTAACAGTCACAATAAAGCATCACAAAGGCATTTCATCAtcttaaaacatcacaaaagtCAAGAACTTTGTCATTAAACAAGACCTGGTTTTGGCATTTCTTCATGCAACTGATCCACTTTTAAGTATATGAAGCgacagaaaccttttttttttagaaggaCTTTTTATAAATGCTATAATATTAAGACTGGTGGAAATCAACTGGGAAGATTTTCAAACTGTGCAAGGCATCGTCTTACACCTCTGTGTACATCCTGCTGTCAatagacaaagaagaaaaaaactgccAAAAACGTACCATTATTGGTGCTTTTATCACCATTTAAATAGTTTACTCTTTGACTTGACTTTGAAGTTAAAATTATCAAAGGACAAATGCAATAGTATGTCATAAATCTAGCATCTTTTTAAAGAAAGGTAACAACACTGCAGGCTAATACTTCTACAGTAAGCTAACTGGTGGGAAAGCTAACGGAAAATCTAGCTGAGCCGCTCAGAGTCTGCGTGGGTCAAAGATCAAAATCACAAAGATCCGAGAGGCAGCCGCTGCTTTCACTTCTCACTACTACACAGACCGGAGACGAGGCAACCATGTCCGACAGAAAGGCAGTGATTAAAAATGCAGACATGTCGGAGGACATGCAGCAGGACGCCGTGGAGTGTGCCACACAGGCCTTGGAGAAGTACAACATCGAGAAAGACATTGCGGCGTATATCAAAAAGGAGTTCGACAAGAAATACAACCCGACTTGGCACTGCATTGTCGGGAGGAACTTTGGCAGCTACGTGAGTCACGAAACCCAGCATTTCATTTACTTCTACCTGGGTCAGGTGGCCATCCTGCTGTTCAAGTCCGGCTGAGGGGGGCGCGCGGGGGGTGAGGGGGGCGTGATTTCTCCCCATCGCCACCAGACGATACATAACCAACTGACTTGACTCGACAAAGGCACTTACCATTCCTTGGCGTGGGGCTGCTGCCAtttcaagggaaaaaaagaagaacatggCCATGTTGGATGAGACCAAAATCCCAGAACCATGGCAGAGGGTGGACCCCATCAAAACCCTTCAATCAGCAGTGGAGACCAGCGGaggagctgtttttttttaccggacgggaaaaaaaaatagaactcAACTCAAAACATcgtcagaaaatgaaaagaaaagcgATTCTCAACAAATTTCTCCACCGACTTTGGAACCCAAGCGTTTCTTTCAAATTGAACTCTTTCCTACTCCTGCAGGATAAGAAGACcttaagtattgtttttggaTAGGAAGTTGTTTTCACAAATTACAGTATGTCCTTATGGGGATTCATTTAAATTTGTCTGTATAATTCAGTAAAGCCGTTGTAGTGTGAGAAagtataaaatgtgtttgatacCTGAGAAATGGCTGCGTGAAAGCAAAATTAGGGTCAAGTTAAGTAGCTTGCACAGATAATATGGGTTTATTTTAATGCTTATACAAAGCATTGCAGAGACAAACTTGTAAACAATTTGACATTCCCTTGTATGTCATGTCGTGTTCTTGAAAATGGCTGTTCTAAATAAAACGAAAATTGTTCAacatctattctattctatttatttgcttattgttaactggacgctctaaattgaccacagccACACCCAGTGTGTCGATCCCTAGCTTGGATCTCTGCAAAGTCAAATATGCAGAACATCCGCAATGTCGACCCctagagggaaagaaagaaattaaaacatttgtatgtATACATTGGTCGAGCTTTTAAAAACATCCATGTTTAAGGAATTAGCAGAAAATCGCCTTTGATTTAAAGTTATCAAAGGACAACTGAATTTATTCTTAACAGATAcactgagaaaacacaacagtatcAGTTTGAAACTCTATGAAGGCAATTACCTCCACGAAGACCAGACATGCAgctggtttttatttactttctacTTCAAACCACTTTGTAGGAGGTTTTAACTTAAACAATGTTTGAAGAATCTCGTTCCCAAATGTTGAGGAAGAAAGATAAAGAAGCTGATTGGTCTGGTTGGGATTTGCTGCAACAGGGGCCTCCTCTGCTGCAGTCTACGCCTGTTTTATTAAACCTGATGTCATATTAGATGTGACCACAAGCAGCGCAAGAACCATGGGCCATCAGTCGGCGGTGGACAACAGTGAAGGATCTAGACCTGCTAGATTACTACATAATCTGCtgtatagttttatttttttccccatcttctacattttttattatcttttatactctgtatagattttaatttgaggtctacttttatacttttatatttatacttaagtttgtgtttctacaactgactcgtagaacccgcacaggatttccaatgtgcctggactgtctgtttaagcacaaatggcaaataagaaccttgaaccttgaaccttgaacctgtCCAATAAAAGGAAATCCTTCTGCTCAACAGGAGCTTTAAAGGGAGGAAGAATCCAAAGGGATAAAAGAACGAGGATGAGGATAAAAGACGGAGGACGAGAACAGTgactgaggagaggagggggcaGTTGGGTGGAACTTGTGATAAAGAACTGtgaactattattattattgttattattattattataagaagaagaaaaaggagaagaacaCCACTGACCGCAGCAATCGGCCAAATTTAACATGGTTAACACTGGAAAGTTAGTGGAACAATTGAAATTCCAGACCAGAGCTTTTGTTGAATGCATTTAA
This genomic interval carries:
- the LOC122779002 gene encoding dynein light chain 2, cytoplasmic-like, translated to MSDRKAVIKNADMSEDMQQDAVECATQALEKYNIEKDIAAYIKKEFDKKYNPTWHCIVGRNFGSYVSHETQHFIYFYLGQVAILLFKSG